A window from Solanum stenotomum isolate F172 chromosome 5, ASM1918654v1, whole genome shotgun sequence encodes these proteins:
- the LOC125863631 gene encoding uncharacterized protein LOC125863631 translates to MREQQSIQVAFYKLDDKSKHEYRVRLNASIDVVRLLLDQGFSFRGHDKSESSLNKSNFLEVLSWLAAKCDAIKPFVLEKAPKNNKMTSHDIQKDIVTACKIETGKAIIEDINSDYFALLVDESRGVSHKEQMVICLRYVDKMGFMMDAFIGLVHIKDTSVLSLKKAIVDVLAHYSLILSNVRGQCYDGASNMQGELGGLKTLIRQESRSAHSVHCFAHQLQLTLVAVSKKCVQHLQMALDMGELETGRWLNQKLCLVKAGDTCWGSHYKSFGNFISSFDSIVDVLDTLVENASTLEERASASGFLKSCQTFETIFLLHLMTNVLGITNDLNVSLQKKEQDIANVIILVKVEAFYIKHDISLPKFDDPYANSRRSRRKVVICTTLHHYRVDVFYKIIDWQLQELNDHFNEVTSDLLNGVSCLNPIDSFSSFDIKKIMRMVEFYPDDFDGSNMRALENQLVNYIIDVCDIDERFSNLGGLGEL, encoded by the exons ATGCGAgaacaacaatccattcaagtCGCATTTTACAAGTTGGATGATAAAAGTAAACATGAATATCGGGTTCGGTTAAACGCTTCAATCGATGTGGTAAGACTTCTCTTGGATCAAGGTTTTTCATTTCGTGGTCATGACAAGAGTGAATCGTCATTGAACAAGAGTAATtttcttgaagttctttctTGGTTAGCTGCTAAATGTGATGCAATTAAACCTTTTGTGTTAGAAAAagctccaaaaaataataaaatgacttCTCATGACATCCAAAAAGATATTGTGACTGCGTGTAAGATTGAAACAGGTAAGGCTATAATAGAGGATATAAATAGTGACTACTTTGCTTTATTGGTTGATGAATCTAGAGGCGTGTCACACAAAGAGCAAATGGTTATTTGTCTAAGATATGTTGACAAAATGGGGTTTATGATGGATGCATTTATTGGACTTGTTCACATTAAAGATACTAGTGTTTTATCTCTAAAGAAAGCAATTGTAGATGTACTTGCTCACTATTCTTTGATTTTATCTAATGTACGTGGGCAATGTTACGATGGGGCAAGTAATATGCAAGGTGAGCTAGGTGGTCTTAAAACGTTGATTAGACAAGAAAGTAGATCGGCTCATTCTGTTCATTGTTTTGCTCATCAACTTCAATTGACTCTTGTTGCGGTTTCTAAAAAGTGTGTTCAA CATCTCCAAATGGCATTGGATATGGGTGAACTAGAAACTGGTAGATGGTTGAATCAAAAACTTTGTCTTGTTAAAGCCGGTGATACTTGTTGGGGATCTCACTACAAGTCATTTGGAAACTTTATTAGTAGCTTTGACTCTATTGTTGATGTACTTGATACTCTtgttgaaaatgcaagtactTTGGAAGAAAGAGCAAGCGCATCGGGATTTCTCAAAAGTTGTCAAACGTTTGAGACTATTTTCTTGTTGCATTTGATGACAAATGTTTTAGGAATCACAAATGATCTTAATGTTTCATTACAGAAAAAGGAGCAAGACATTGCAAATGTCATTATTCTTGTAAAG GTAGAAGCATTTTATATCAAGCATGACATTTCATTACCCAAATTTGATGATCCATATGctaattctagaagatcacGACGTAAAGTAGTTATTTGTACTACTTTGCATCATTATCGTGTGGATgtgttttataaaatcattgatTGGCAACTACAAGAACTTAATGATCATTTCAATGAGGTGACAAGTGATTTGCTTAATGGAGTATCTTGCTTGAATCCAATTGAttcattttctagttttgacaTAAAGAAGATAATGAGAATGGTTGAATTTTATCCTGATGATTTTGATGGGTCCAACATGAGAGCTCTTGAGAATCAACTTGTTAATTACATTATTGATGTTTGTGATATTGATGAAAGGTTCTCCAATTTGGGTGGACTTGGAGAACTTTAA
- the LOC125865038 gene encoding protein BPS1, chloroplastic-like, whose translation MSRPQEPHRPFLPFGNPFKFILPKGSYLSPKLLALLNAFEESLTERVKSLKPGGKEDILTLSWMTQAISTLCLIHTDVKTLITELELPVCDWDEKWIDVYLDNSVKLLDICIAFSSDISRLNQGHLYLQCGLHNLDGTSNQFMKARSSFDGWKQHINSKNPRLENCFAILDSLTESLNLPKIKNSAKGKVLMRAMYGVRVVTVFILSMFAVTFSGSTKELKDLQIHETCLWTEAFVDVRDFISQEIRSIYSSGRITALKELEVVDTSVKKLYPLIQNGVDPNETEQLHLLTSNLTEKAEKLSGGLDLLAKEADRFFHILLTGRDSLLCNLRIDSTVSNPAEVNNNVERKEVR comes from the coding sequence ATGAGTCGTCCACAGGAACCACACCGCCCTTTTCTCCCATTTGGAAATcctttcaaatttatattaCCTAAGGGCTCGTACTTGTCTCCTAAGCTTCTGGCTCTGTTAAATGCCTTTGAGGAGTCATTAACGGAGAGGGTTAAGAGTCTCAAGCCAGGAGGTAAGGAAGATATCCTCACGTTGTCATGGATGACACAAGCAATAAGTACACTTTGTTTAATTCATACAGACGTGAAAACTCTCATTACTGAGCTTGAACTTCCCGTATGTGACTGGGATGAGAAGTGGATAGATGTGTACTTGGACAACAGTGTGAAGTTGCTGGACATCTGCATTGCTTTCAGCTCTGATATCTCAAGGCTTAACCAAGGCCACCTTTATCTTCAGTGCGGCTTGCATAACTTGGATGGAACCTCAAACCAGTTCATGAAGGCTCGTTCCTCATTTGACGGATGGAAGCAGCATATCAATTCAAAGAACCCAAGACTAGAGAATTGTTTTGCCATCTTGGACAGCCTCACGGAATCACTGAACCTACCTAAGATAAAGAATTCTGCAAAAGGTAAGGTTCTAATGCGGGCAATGTACGGAGTGAGAGTAGTAACTGTATTCATATTAAGCATGTTTGCTGTCACGTTTTCCGGTTCTACAAAGGAGTTGAAAGACCTGCAGATTCATGAGACTTGCTTGTGGACAGAAGCATTTGTTGATGTTCGCGATTTTATCAGTCAGGAGATCAGGAGTATATATTCAAGTGGAAGGATCACAGCACTGAAAGAGCTTGAAGTAGTGGATACAAGTGTGAAGAAGTTGTACCCCCTCATACAGAATGGAGTAGATCCTAATGAAACTGAGCAGTTGCACCTCCTAACTTCAAATCTGACTGAAAAGGCGGAAAAACTTTCAGGAGGACTAGATCTGCTAGCAAAGGAAGCAGATAGATTCTTCCATATCCTTTTAACCGGACGCGATTCTCTGCTCTGTAACCTTAGAATTGATAGTACTGTTTCTAACCCAGCGGAAGTGAACAACAATGTagaaaggaaagaggtgaggtgA